One genomic window of Streptomyces sp. WP-1 includes the following:
- the metG gene encoding methionine--tRNA ligase — translation MARHLITSALPYINGIKHLGNMVGSMLPADVYSRYLRQRGHDVLYICATDEHGTPAELAAKEQGLAVDAFCAQAHDAQKAVYDGFALAFDYFGRSSSAENREITQHFARKLNENGFIEERAIRQVYSPADGRFLPDRYVEGTCPHCGYDKARGDQCENCTRVLDPTDLINPRSAISGSTDLEVRETKHLFLLQSKLQHEVEAWVARHEDDWPQLASSIARKWLTEGLHDRAITRDLDWGVPVPADTWPELAAEGKVFYVWFDAPIEYIGATKEWADQDPAGRDWKSWWYDVDTDVRYTEFMAKDNVPFHTVMFPATELGVREPWKKVDYVKAFNWLTYYGGKFSTSQKRGVFTDQALSILPADYWRYFLIANAPESDDSSFTWEHFTATVNKDLADTLGNFVNRVLSFSRKRFGDDVPAGGEPGEAEAKLGEEIARLLAEYESQMEALQFRKAAAALRALWSAGNSYLEEKAPWLEIKTDKDGAALTLRTAMNLIHLYAVVSEPLIPATAAAMRGAFALASDTATWVSADEAKSLASVPAGTPFTVPPVLFAKLTDEDLAAYKERFGGEDKAEPTA, via the coding sequence ATGGCTCGACACCTCATCACCAGCGCCCTTCCGTACATCAACGGGATCAAGCACCTGGGCAACATGGTGGGGTCCATGCTCCCGGCGGACGTGTACTCCCGGTACCTCCGCCAGCGCGGCCACGACGTCCTCTACATCTGCGCCACCGACGAGCACGGCACCCCCGCCGAGCTGGCCGCCAAGGAGCAGGGTCTCGCCGTGGACGCGTTCTGCGCCCAGGCGCACGACGCCCAGAAGGCGGTCTACGACGGCTTCGCGCTGGCCTTCGACTACTTCGGCCGCAGCTCCTCCGCCGAGAACCGCGAGATCACCCAGCACTTCGCCCGCAAGCTGAACGAGAACGGCTTCATCGAGGAGCGGGCGATCCGGCAGGTCTACAGCCCCGCCGACGGCCGGTTCCTCCCGGACCGCTATGTCGAGGGCACCTGCCCGCACTGCGGCTACGACAAGGCCCGCGGCGACCAGTGCGAGAACTGCACCCGTGTGCTGGACCCGACCGACCTGATCAACCCGCGCAGCGCGATCTCCGGCTCCACGGACCTGGAGGTCCGCGAGACCAAGCACCTCTTCCTGCTCCAGTCCAAGCTCCAGCACGAGGTGGAGGCGTGGGTCGCCCGGCACGAGGACGACTGGCCGCAGCTGGCCTCCTCCATCGCCCGCAAGTGGCTGACCGAGGGCCTGCACGACCGTGCGATCACCCGTGACCTGGACTGGGGCGTCCCGGTCCCGGCGGACACCTGGCCCGAGCTGGCGGCCGAGGGCAAGGTCTTCTACGTCTGGTTCGACGCCCCGATCGAGTACATCGGCGCGACGAAGGAGTGGGCGGACCAGGACCCGGCCGGCCGGGACTGGAAGTCCTGGTGGTACGACGTCGACACCGACGTGCGCTACACGGAGTTCATGGCCAAGGACAACGTCCCGTTCCACACGGTGATGTTCCCGGCCACGGAACTGGGCGTGCGCGAGCCGTGGAAGAAGGTCGACTACGTCAAGGCCTTCAACTGGCTGACGTACTACGGCGGCAAGTTCTCCACCTCGCAGAAGCGGGGCGTCTTCACCGACCAGGCCCTGTCGATCCTGCCCGCCGACTACTGGCGCTACTTCCTGATCGCCAACGCCCCGGAGTCGGACGACTCGTCCTTCACCTGGGAGCACTTCACCGCCACGGTGAACAAGGACCTGGCCGACACGCTCGGCAACTTCGTCAACCGCGTCCTGTCCTTCTCCCGCAAGCGCTTCGGCGACGACGTCCCGGCCGGCGGCGAGCCGGGCGAGGCGGAGGCGAAGCTCGGCGAGGAGATCGCGCGGCTCCTCGCGGAGTACGAGTCCCAGATGGAGGCCCTCCAGTTCCGCAAGGCCGCGGCCGCCCTGCGCGCGCTGTGGTCGGCCGGCAACTCCTACCTGGAGGAGAAGGCTCCCTGGCTGGAGATCAAGACCGACAAGGACGGCGCGGCCCTCACCCTGCGCACGGCGATGAATCTCATCCACCTCTACGCGGTCGTCTCCGAGCCCCTGATCCCGGCCACGGCGGCGGCCATGCGCGGTGCCTTCGCCCTCGCGTCGGACACCGCGACCTGGGTGAGCGCGGACGAGGCCAAGTCCCTCGCCTCGGTCCCGGCCGGCACCCCCTTCACGGTCCCGCCGGTCCTGTTCGCCAAGCTGACGGACGAGGACCTGGCCGCCTACAAGGAGCGCTTCGGCGGCGAGGACAAGGCCGAACCGACCGCCTGA
- a CDS encoding PLP-dependent aminotransferase family protein: MNDYRRIADRIAADIASGRLRAGQRLPPQRAFARRHGLAPSTAGRVYGELVRRGLVVGEVGRGTFVRAGAPDGQSGHALTEAAGDEPVNLELNYPYLPDQSEMLSPALASLARSDALGGALRPASVAGTPAAREAVAGLLAQGGVRADPERILFTGNARQAIAATLVSLVRPGGRVGVEPLTYPLVKEIGARLGRTLVPLAMDEEGPRPEALAAAHRAAPLSALYLQPTLHNPTTLTMSASRRAEVADVVHRLGIPVIEDRIWSFLHPPAETGAPPLAALAPGLVHLVDGLSKRVAPGLTVGFVVVPGDRTEAVARAIRSGGWSAGAFALEAAVRWIGDGTVERLVAAKRRDAARRRRLLAEELAGYAVRSDPFSYFAWWELPAPWRADTFAAAARERGIAVTPGTAFAVAPGGAPGAVRLGLGSVPEPELARALSVLAAVARGGRAAGSGSARW, translated from the coding sequence GTGAACGACTACCGGCGTATCGCCGACCGAATAGCCGCCGACATCGCGAGCGGACGACTGCGCGCGGGCCAACGGCTGCCGCCGCAGCGGGCGTTCGCGCGTCGGCACGGTCTCGCGCCCTCCACCGCGGGGCGGGTGTACGGCGAACTCGTGCGCCGGGGACTGGTGGTGGGGGAGGTCGGACGCGGGACGTTCGTACGGGCCGGGGCGCCGGACGGGCAGTCCGGGCACGCCCTGACCGAGGCGGCGGGCGACGAACCCGTGAATCTGGAGCTCAACTACCCTTATCTGCCAGATCAGTCGGAGATGCTGAGTCCGGCGCTCGCGTCGCTCGCGCGGTCGGACGCGCTCGGCGGCGCGCTGCGGCCGGCCTCGGTCGCGGGGACGCCGGCCGCGCGGGAGGCGGTCGCCGGGCTGCTCGCCCAGGGCGGTGTGCGCGCCGACCCGGAGCGGATCCTGTTCACCGGCAACGCCCGGCAGGCCATCGCCGCCACGCTCGTCTCCCTCGTCCGGCCCGGCGGCCGGGTCGGCGTCGAACCGCTGACGTATCCGCTGGTCAAGGAGATCGGCGCCCGGCTCGGCCGGACCCTGGTGCCGCTCGCCATGGACGAGGAGGGGCCCCGCCCGGAGGCCCTCGCCGCCGCGCACCGCGCCGCCCCGCTGTCCGCCCTCTACCTCCAGCCGACCCTGCACAACCCGACCACGCTGACCATGAGCGCGAGCCGCCGGGCCGAGGTGGCGGATGTCGTCCACAGGCTGGGGATACCGGTGATCGAGGACCGGATCTGGTCCTTCCTGCACCCGCCGGCCGAGACGGGCGCGCCCCCGCTCGCCGCCCTCGCCCCCGGTCTCGTCCACCTCGTCGACGGCCTCTCGAAACGCGTCGCCCCCGGGCTCACCGTCGGCTTCGTCGTCGTACCCGGGGACCGCACCGAGGCCGTGGCACGGGCGATCCGGTCCGGGGGCTGGAGCGCGGGCGCGTTCGCGCTGGAGGCGGCGGTGCGCTGGATCGGCGACGGGACCGTGGAGCGGCTGGTGGCGGCCAAGCGGCGGGATGCCGCCCGGCGCCGGCGGCTGCTGGCCGAGGAGCTGGCCGGGTACGCCGTACGGTCGGACCCGTTCTCCTATTTCGCCTGGTGGGAGCTGCCGGCGCCGTGGCGGGCCGACACCTTCGCGGCGGCGGCGCGGGAGCGCGGGATCGCGGTCACGCCGGGCACCGCGTTCGCGGTGGCGCCCGGCGGGGCGCCGGGCGCGGTCAGGCTTGGACTCGGGTCGGTTCCTGAGCCGGAGCTGGCGCGGGCTCTTTCGGTCCTCGCAGCCGTCGCACGAGGCGGGCGGGCCGCAGGTTCCGGGTCAGCCAGGTGGTGA
- a CDS encoding alpha/beta fold hydrolase: protein MPPYLAYTDKGPETSHRAPLLLLHGHPFDRTMWNPQVTRFSAERRVIAPDLRGYGASPVTPGTVPFARHADDLAALLDFLGVETFVPAGLSMGGQIAMECCDRLGDRIRGLVLADTFATPETPEGKRGRRAMADRLLAEGMRGYADEVLERMVAPYADARVKAHVHGMMTATPPEGAAASLRGRAERPDYRPVLARVTVPTLIVVGADDTYTPVSDAEALGATVPGSVVEVVEGAAHLPNLERPEEFDRALHAFLLRVDGTA, encoded by the coding sequence ATGCCCCCTTACCTCGCCTACACCGACAAAGGCCCCGAAACCTCCCACCGGGCCCCTCTTCTCCTTCTCCACGGCCACCCCTTCGACCGCACGATGTGGAACCCGCAGGTGACGCGGTTCTCGGCCGAGCGCCGGGTGATCGCCCCGGATCTGCGCGGCTACGGCGCCTCACCGGTGACCCCGGGTACCGTCCCGTTCGCCCGCCATGCCGACGACCTCGCCGCACTCCTGGACTTCCTGGGCGTGGAGACGTTCGTGCCGGCGGGGCTGTCGATGGGCGGCCAGATCGCGATGGAGTGCTGCGACCGCCTCGGCGACCGGATCCGGGGCCTGGTCCTCGCGGACACCTTCGCCACCCCGGAGACGCCCGAGGGCAAGCGGGGCCGGCGGGCGATGGCGGACCGGCTGCTCGCCGAGGGGATGCGGGGGTACGCCGACGAGGTGCTGGAACGGATGGTCGCGCCGTACGCCGACGCCCGGGTCAAGGCCCATGTCCACGGCATGATGACGGCCACGCCCCCGGAGGGCGCCGCGGCGTCGCTGCGCGGCCGTGCCGAACGCCCCGACTACCGGCCCGTGTTGGCCCGGGTCACGGTCCCGACGCTGATCGTGGTCGGCGCCGACGACACCTATACGCCCGTCTCGGACGCCGAGGCCCTGGGCGCCACGGTGCCGGGCTCCGTCGTGGAGGTGGTCGAGGGCGCGGCGCATCTGCCGAATCTGGAGCGTCCCGAGGAGTTCGACCGCGCGCTGCACGCCTTTCTGCTGCGCGTGGACGGCACCGCGTAG
- a CDS encoding PP2C family protein-serine/threonine phosphatase: MNRVKHPRRPAGIGGRGHGWLLPALLLVAIAALDLETGAQFRIVSWIVLVPGLAAAVCGVGTTAGFAMVSLVAYVLVDNAWPDQYKAGLPDFVLVALGGVLATLTAALRVRQERHMLRMEHVAETTVRAVLRPLPERWAGLEQAGMYLAADVEAQVGGDFYDIQPGPYGIRVLLGDVQGKGLGAVDAAAALLGTFREAAYHEKDLGTVGERLEIRMLRHRVHSAAIGRRDVDRFATAVLADFSWGERGTVDVVNFGHGAPLAVGPRGVRELPSGDGAPLGLCELVGGLPPVHRVPLAEEETLLVVTDGVTEARDGGGEFYDLIGDIARAVAADPRCAEPSRLIRRVRDGVLRHSGGRLADDTTAFAVRRLPETEECPGTEPLPDIGSAPRPPGTRIP, from the coding sequence GTGAACAGGGTGAAGCACCCGCGGCGCCCGGCAGGCATCGGCGGGCGCGGTCACGGCTGGCTGCTGCCGGCGCTGCTGCTCGTCGCCATCGCCGCGCTGGACCTGGAGACCGGCGCGCAGTTCCGCATCGTCTCCTGGATCGTCCTGGTGCCCGGCCTCGCCGCCGCCGTCTGCGGGGTGGGCACGACGGCCGGGTTCGCGATGGTGTCGCTGGTGGCGTACGTCCTGGTGGACAACGCCTGGCCCGACCAGTACAAGGCGGGCCTGCCCGACTTCGTCCTCGTCGCTCTCGGCGGCGTCCTGGCCACCCTGACGGCGGCGCTGCGCGTGCGGCAGGAACGCCACATGCTGCGCATGGAGCACGTCGCCGAGACCACGGTACGGGCCGTGCTGCGCCCCCTGCCCGAGCGCTGGGCCGGGCTCGAACAGGCCGGCATGTACCTCGCCGCGGATGTGGAGGCGCAGGTCGGAGGCGATTTCTACGACATCCAGCCAGGCCCGTACGGCATCCGGGTGCTTCTCGGCGACGTGCAGGGCAAGGGGCTCGGCGCGGTGGACGCGGCGGCCGCGCTGCTCGGCACCTTCCGGGAGGCCGCGTACCACGAGAAGGATCTCGGGACCGTCGGCGAGCGGCTGGAGATCCGGATGCTGCGGCACCGGGTGCACTCCGCCGCGATCGGCCGCCGGGACGTGGACCGGTTCGCCACGGCGGTGCTGGCCGACTTCTCCTGGGGCGAGCGCGGGACGGTCGACGTCGTCAACTTCGGGCACGGGGCACCGCTCGCGGTCGGGCCGCGCGGGGTGCGCGAGCTGCCCAGCGGGGACGGGGCGCCGCTCGGGCTGTGCGAGCTGGTCGGCGGGCTGCCGCCGGTCCACCGGGTGCCGCTCGCCGAGGAGGAGACGCTGCTGGTGGTCACCGACGGGGTGACCGAGGCCCGCGACGGCGGGGGCGAGTTCTACGACCTGATCGGCGACATCGCCCGCGCGGTCGCCGCCGATCCGCGCTGCGCCGAACCCAGCCGGCTGATCCGGCGGGTGCGCGACGGGGTGCTGCGGCACAGCGGGGGCCGGCTGGCCGACGACACCACGGCCTTCGCGGTCCGCCGCCTGCCGGAGACCGAGGAGTGCCCGGGGACCGAGCCGCTGCCGGATATCGGGTCGGCACCGCGGCCGCCGGGGACCCGGATCCCCTGA
- a CDS encoding VWA domain-containing protein, with protein MAAAFDKIRVPRQADEPDAEEEAGGEPDAEEKAEGEPDAEEKAGDTAEAGVETKAVGEAEVETGADVEAEAEGEAEGEADSEGQSGGTAEAGVETKTAGEAEVETGADVEAEAEGEAEVERAAEDNAEAEAAAEPEAAVATEAEPAVGTGAEAESKAEPETTVAAQAEPDAEPQADAEAEVAAETGAPTEEQAEPNTTVEAEAESVAEAAAAEAALDAPVETEEKAEAEADPTPEPEAAADNEPKAEVPVATEEQPETTVEPAPEAQAAVTEAAADAPVEAEVAAEDKPEADVEPDPEPEAAAAETALDAPVETEENAEAEAGPETAVEPQAADTAEPVIEAEAEADLRPEAETETAERTEPTPEPASDVEPTTETSEAEAETSPEPVSEETHEATAALTTSTDEEPSHPTATDAPTEPASAEEPKATPDPEPTEAEPEATADTPVTEPTSPAPAEAPHPPQAADGEGAPQVAPALDDATRAGGDDHTPHDPQAADGERAPQAAPASETPRTGGAGGNEDSPQPAVGQGVPRTDGTRTPATPLPTLKESAPTLTTAYTAATAPLANTDLTGTRAKLYLVLDRSASMRPYYKDGSAQALADQTLALAAHLDPEAAVHTVFFSTEVDGTTDLTLTPDHATRIDDTHADLGRMGRTSYHAAVEAVLAHYDANVAPGTPVLVVFQTDGAPDAKTPATQALTAAAKSHPTVFFSFVAFGDLDNKAFDYLRKLKTPNTAFFHAGPTPRELTDTELYEGVLATWRP; from the coding sequence GTGGCAGCCGCGTTCGACAAGATCCGGGTACCGAGGCAGGCGGACGAGCCCGACGCCGAGGAAGAGGCGGGGGGCGAACCCGACGCCGAGGAAAAGGCCGAGGGCGAGCCCGACGCCGAGGAAAAGGCCGGGGACACGGCCGAGGCCGGCGTCGAGACCAAGGCTGTGGGAGAGGCCGAGGTTGAGACCGGGGCCGACGTCGAGGCCGAGGCTGAGGGAGAGGCCGAGGGGGAGGCCGACTCCGAGGGACAGTCCGGGGGCACGGCCGAGGCCGGCGTCGAGACCAAGACTGCGGGAGAGGCCGAGGTTGAGACCGGGGCCGACGTCGAGGCCGAGGCTGAGGGAGAGGCCGAGGTTGAGCGTGCGGCCGAGGACAACGCCGAGGCGGAGGCAGCGGCTGAGCCCGAGGCGGCGGTGGCGACTGAGGCCGAGCCTGCCGTAGGAACTGGAGCCGAGGCCGAGTCGAAGGCAGAGCCTGAGACGACGGTCGCGGCCCAGGCCGAGCCGGACGCCGAACCGCAGGCGGACGCTGAGGCCGAGGTCGCGGCAGAGACCGGCGCTCCCACCGAGGAGCAGGCCGAGCCCAACACGACCGTTGAAGCCGAAGCCGAGTCGGTCGCTGAGGCCGCCGCCGCCGAGGCCGCCCTTGATGCCCCGGTCGAGACCGAGGAAAAGGCCGAAGCCGAAGCCGACCCGACGCCCGAGCCTGAGGCGGCAGCGGACAACGAGCCGAAGGCTGAAGTTCCGGTAGCGACCGAGGAGCAGCCCGAGACCACCGTCGAGCCGGCCCCGGAAGCTCAGGCAGCAGTCACCGAAGCCGCCGCCGATGCGCCGGTAGAGGCCGAGGTGGCAGCGGAGGACAAGCCCGAGGCGGACGTCGAGCCGGACCCGGAACCTGAAGCAGCAGCCGCCGAGACCGCCCTCGATGCCCCGGTCGAGACCGAGGAGAACGCCGAAGCCGAAGCCGGGCCCGAGACGGCCGTCGAGCCACAGGCCGCGGACACGGCTGAGCCTGTGATCGAGGCGGAAGCCGAAGCGGACCTCCGGCCGGAGGCCGAGACCGAGACCGCGGAGCGGACGGAACCGACCCCCGAGCCGGCTTCCGACGTGGAGCCGACGACGGAGACGTCGGAGGCCGAGGCCGAAACGTCCCCGGAGCCGGTCTCCGAAGAGACGCACGAGGCCACCGCCGCACTCACCACCTCCACGGACGAGGAGCCCTCGCACCCGACGGCAACGGACGCCCCCACGGAACCCGCGTCCGCCGAGGAGCCGAAGGCCACCCCCGACCCGGAGCCGACCGAGGCCGAGCCGGAGGCGACGGCGGACACTCCCGTCACCGAGCCCACCTCCCCGGCCCCCGCCGAAGCCCCCCACCCCCCGCAAGCCGCCGACGGCGAAGGCGCCCCACAGGTCGCACCCGCACTCGACGACGCAACCCGCGCGGGTGGGGACGACCACACCCCCCACGACCCGCAAGCCGCCGACGGCGAACGCGCCCCACAGGCGGCCCCCGCCTCCGAAACCCCTCGCACGGGTGGCGCGGGTGGGAACGAAGACTCCCCCCAGCCCGCCGTCGGCCAAGGCGTGCCCCGCACAGACGGCACCCGCACCCCCGCCACCCCCCTCCCCACCCTCAAGGAATCCGCCCCCACCCTCACCACCGCCTACACCGCCGCCACCGCCCCCCTCGCGAACACCGACCTCACCGGCACCCGAGCGAAGCTCTACCTCGTGCTGGACCGCTCCGCGAGCATGCGCCCGTACTACAAGGACGGCTCCGCGCAGGCCCTCGCCGACCAGACCCTCGCCCTCGCCGCACACCTGGACCCCGAGGCCGCGGTCCACACCGTCTTCTTCTCCACCGAGGTCGACGGCACCACCGACCTCACCCTCACCCCGGACCACGCGACGCGGATCGACGACACCCACGCGGACCTGGGCCGTATGGGCCGTACCAGCTACCACGCCGCCGTGGAAGCCGTACTCGCCCACTACGACGCGAACGTCGCCCCCGGCACCCCCGTCCTCGTCGTCTTCCAGACCGACGGCGCCCCGGACGCCAAGACCCCCGCGACCCAGGCTCTGACCGCCGCCGCGAAGTCCCACCCCACGGTGTTCTTCTCCTTCGTCGCCTTCGGTGACCTCGACAACAAGGCCTTCGACTACCTCCGCAAGCTGAAGACCCCCAACACCGCCTTCTTCCACGCGGGTCCCACCCCCCGCGAACTGACGGACACGGAACTCTACGAGGGCGTCCTCGCCACCTGGCGCCCGTAG
- the aspS gene encoding aspartate--tRNA ligase encodes MHRYRSHTCGQLRASDVGTDVRLSGWLHNRRDLGGILFIDLRDHYGITQLVARPGTPAYEALDKLSKESTVRIDGSVVSRGTENVNPDLPTGEIEVEVTEVELLGAAQPLPFTINAEDGVNEERRLEYRFLDLRRERMHRNIMLRTAVISAIRHKMTALGFNEMATPILSATSPEGARDFVVPSRLNPGKFYALPQAPQQFKQLLMISGFDRYFQIAPCFRDEDARADRSPGEFYQLDVEMSFVEQEDVFQPIEKLMTELFEEFGGGRHVTSPFPRIPFREAMLKYGSDKPDLRAKLELVDITDVFEGSEFKAFAGKHVRALPVPAVQDQPRKFFDQLGDFAVTLGAKGLAWVRVGEDGTLTGPIAKFLTEENVAELTKRLSLAPGHAIFFGAGEYDEVSKIMGAVRVEAAKRAGQFEENVFRFCWIVDFPMYEKDEETGSIDFSHNPFSMPQGGLEALETQDPLDILGWQYDIVCNGVELSSGAIRNHEPDIMLKAFEIAGYDRETVEEKFAGMLRAFRFGAPPHGGIAPGVDRIVMLLADEPSIRETIAFPLNGNAQDLMMGAPTELDESRLRELHLNIRKPQPK; translated from the coding sequence ATGCATCGGTACAGGTCCCACACCTGCGGCCAGCTCCGCGCCTCTGACGTCGGCACCGACGTCCGGCTCAGTGGCTGGCTGCACAATCGGCGCGACCTGGGCGGCATCCTCTTCATCGATCTGCGCGACCACTACGGCATCACGCAGCTGGTCGCCCGCCCCGGCACCCCCGCCTACGAGGCCCTGGACAAGCTCTCCAAGGAGTCCACGGTCCGTATCGACGGCTCCGTTGTTTCACGTGGAACCGAGAACGTGAACCCGGACCTGCCGACCGGCGAGATCGAGGTCGAGGTGACCGAGGTCGAGCTGCTCGGCGCGGCCCAGCCCCTCCCCTTCACCATCAACGCCGAGGACGGGGTCAACGAGGAGCGGCGCCTGGAGTACCGCTTCCTCGACCTGCGCCGCGAGCGCATGCACCGCAACATCATGCTGCGTACGGCGGTCATCTCGGCGATCCGCCACAAGATGACCGCGCTCGGCTTCAACGAGATGGCGACGCCGATCCTGTCCGCGACCTCCCCCGAGGGCGCCCGCGACTTCGTCGTCCCCTCCCGGCTGAACCCCGGCAAGTTCTACGCCCTGCCGCAGGCCCCGCAGCAGTTCAAGCAGCTGCTGATGATCTCCGGCTTCGACCGCTACTTCCAGATCGCGCCCTGCTTCCGCGACGAGGACGCCCGCGCCGACCGTTCGCCGGGCGAGTTCTACCAGCTCGACGTCGAGATGAGCTTCGTCGAGCAGGAGGACGTCTTCCAGCCGATCGAGAAGCTCATGACCGAGCTGTTCGAGGAGTTCGGCGGCGGTCGCCATGTCACCTCCCCCTTCCCGCGGATCCCGTTCCGCGAGGCGATGCTGAAGTACGGCTCCGACAAGCCGGACCTGCGCGCCAAGCTGGAGCTGGTGGACATCACCGATGTCTTCGAGGGCTCGGAGTTCAAGGCGTTCGCGGGCAAGCACGTGCGCGCGCTGCCGGTGCCGGCGGTCCAGGACCAGCCGCGCAAGTTCTTCGACCAGCTCGGTGACTTCGCGGTCACGCTGGGCGCGAAGGGCCTGGCCTGGGTCCGCGTCGGCGAGGACGGCACGCTGACCGGCCCGATCGCGAAGTTCCTCACCGAGGAGAACGTCGCCGAGCTGACCAAGCGCCTCTCGCTCGCCCCCGGCCACGCGATCTTCTTCGGCGCGGGCGAGTACGACGAGGTCTCCAAGATCATGGGCGCGGTCCGCGTCGAGGCCGCCAAGCGCGCCGGCCAGTTCGAGGAGAACGTCTTCCGGTTCTGCTGGATCGTCGACTTCCCGATGTACGAGAAGGACGAGGAGACCGGCTCGATCGACTTCTCGCACAACCCCTTCTCGATGCCGCAGGGCGGTCTTGAGGCCCTGGAGACCCAGGACCCGCTGGACATCCTGGGCTGGCAGTACGACATCGTCTGCAACGGTGTCGAGCTGTCCTCCGGCGCGATCCGGAACCACGAGCCGGACATCATGCTGAAGGCGTTCGAGATCGCGGGCTACGACCGCGAGACCGTCGAGGAGAAGTTCGCGGGCATGCTCCGCGCGTTCCGCTTCGGCGCCCCGCCGCACGGCGGCATCGCCCCCGGCGTGGACCGCATCGTGATGCTCCTCGCGGACGAGCCCAGCATCCGCGAGACGATCGCCTTCCCGCTCAACGGCAACGCCCAGGACCTGATGATGGGCGCGCCGACCGAGCTGGACGAGTCCCGCCTGCGCGAGCTGCACCTGAACATCAGGAAGCCGCAGCCGAAGTAG